One genomic region from Spirosoma sp. KCTC 42546 encodes:
- a CDS encoding pyrroloquinoline quinone-dependent dehydrogenase — protein MRPLGKAYRNSQSNCQLAGLSLLLLCLSIRVDGQTTSSKPANAVEWPAYGNDAGGMRFSPLTQINVGNVKQLTVAWTFRTGELEHYKGTSAEEKAAFEATPIMVDGTLFFSTPTSRVFAIDAATGQKKWEYNPDVYLRQDLSELTSRGVSVWPAPKDKSASTSATKRIFMATIDGRLIALDALSGKPISTFGKLGSVDLREGVGNISVTSPPAVIGNTIVVGSSMGDNQRFNYERGVVRAYDALTGALRWSWDPIPRSKGDAGFDTWKGASANQTGAANAWSIISADGERDLVFIPTTSPSPDYYGGERLGKNLYASSIVAIRASTGKVVWHFQTVHHDLWDYDNAAQPLLFPFTLNGKMVPAVAVGTKMGHLFILHRETGVPLLPVEERPMPASTVPGEAVFPTQPVPTTLPALGLQKAEAWGLTPTDKAIAQQRIDGLLYKGIFTPPSLQGSLMTPGNVGGVHWGGMSYDPESGLLITNVNRMAAVIRLVAREKLAESVKNDQDLLRAETGMQSGTPYVLKRSYLFTRDEKGIQMQTPPPWGTLVAINLKKQALEWEVPLGYMMDITKYPQAKQWGSLNFGGAITTAGGLVFVAASLDGHLRAFKTQDGSLQWEVPLPASGQATPMTYQVNGQQYVVIAAGGHGKLGTKLGDYVVAYRLP, from the coding sequence ATGAGACCTCTTGGTAAAGCCTATAGGAATAGCCAGTCAAACTGCCAACTCGCTGGCTTATCTCTCCTCTTACTTTGTCTTTCAATCCGTGTCGATGGGCAGACAACGTCAAGCAAACCCGCTAATGCTGTTGAGTGGCCTGCTTACGGAAATGACGCTGGTGGTATGCGATTTTCGCCCCTGACACAGATCAATGTTGGAAACGTTAAGCAATTAACCGTGGCCTGGACGTTCCGAACGGGCGAATTGGAGCATTACAAGGGTACGTCTGCGGAGGAAAAAGCCGCTTTTGAAGCCACCCCCATTATGGTCGATGGTACGCTGTTTTTTAGTACTCCGACCTCACGCGTTTTTGCTATAGATGCGGCTACAGGACAAAAAAAATGGGAGTATAACCCTGATGTTTACTTACGCCAGGATTTATCTGAACTAACATCGAGGGGTGTCTCGGTCTGGCCCGCTCCCAAGGACAAGAGCGCATCAACTAGTGCTACAAAACGAATTTTCATGGCAACGATTGATGGCCGATTGATTGCGCTGGATGCGCTTTCGGGTAAGCCAATTTCAACCTTCGGAAAGTTAGGTAGTGTGGATTTACGGGAGGGCGTAGGCAATATCAGTGTTACCTCACCACCAGCAGTTATTGGCAATACGATAGTTGTCGGGTCATCAATGGGCGACAACCAGCGGTTCAATTATGAGCGGGGCGTAGTGCGGGCCTACGATGCGCTAACGGGCGCATTGCGTTGGAGCTGGGATCCAATTCCCCGTTCGAAAGGCGACGCGGGTTTCGATACCTGGAAAGGCGCAAGTGCTAATCAAACGGGTGCGGCCAACGCCTGGTCTATTATTTCTGCTGATGGTGAACGTGATCTGGTATTTATTCCGACCACGAGTCCCAGCCCGGATTATTATGGTGGCGAACGGCTGGGGAAAAACCTGTATGCCAGCTCAATTGTAGCTATTCGGGCCTCTACGGGTAAAGTTGTCTGGCATTTTCAAACCGTTCACCACGATTTATGGGATTATGACAATGCTGCTCAACCGCTATTATTCCCATTTACGCTCAATGGTAAAATGGTTCCTGCCGTAGCAGTTGGTACCAAGATGGGGCATCTATTTATTCTTCACCGCGAAACTGGTGTGCCTTTGTTGCCGGTTGAGGAGCGCCCAATGCCTGCCTCTACGGTGCCGGGCGAAGCTGTCTTTCCGACGCAACCTGTTCCCACTACGCTACCTGCTTTGGGATTGCAAAAAGCGGAAGCCTGGGGCCTGACACCCACTGATAAAGCGATAGCTCAGCAGCGAATCGATGGGTTGCTGTATAAAGGAATTTTTACCCCACCATCGCTACAGGGTAGCCTAATGACACCCGGCAATGTGGGTGGCGTTCATTGGGGAGGGATGTCATACGATCCTGAATCAGGGTTGCTGATTACCAATGTCAATCGGATGGCGGCTGTCATTCGGTTGGTGGCTCGGGAGAAGCTGGCTGAATCTGTTAAAAATGATCAGGACTTACTCCGGGCTGAAACGGGCATGCAGTCAGGGACGCCTTACGTGCTGAAACGAAGCTACTTGTTTACAAGAGATGAAAAAGGAATACAGATGCAAACGCCACCGCCCTGGGGTACACTGGTGGCTATTAATCTGAAGAAACAGGCATTGGAATGGGAAGTGCCACTAGGCTACATGATGGATATCACGAAGTACCCTCAGGCCAAACAATGGGGTTCGCTTAATTTTGGCGGAGCCATTACTACAGCTGGTGGACTGGTGTTTGTGGCTGCCAGCTTGGATGGTCATTTGCGGGCCTTTAAAACCCAGGATGGAAGCCTGCAATGGGAAGTGCCATTACCCGCAAGTGGGCAGGCTACGCCCATGACGTATCAGGTTAATGGGCAGCAATATGTGGTAATTGCCGCCGGTGGGCATGGGAAGCTAGGCACAAAACTGGGCGATTATGTGGTTGCGTATCGGTTGCCATAG
- a CDS encoding DUF6563 family protein, giving the protein MKVFFTLLIVLLTISGLALAQKPEIIRLLFRPDLTMSPQGRLFAIDSVIDARLDTLSHIGAWQYASGKTAEIHLKDGFKPSLTNFAVNSLPNIDKKLPSYALTIHEFTINGTPLTTRFDLAVTFSKHIEIAQPKNNSNAVKNSRQIERVFKADVIVENSSKTITEVLKQGIAIAFLKFNDFLANPNVVPAIYNDLALESAKAAQDLNLLWATYDSTRSDEDNLLRCSQLRPGIYQSFSELRQNRPSLIGTLVVEEKKGFADLRKPSGSWSRTNFFGFCNGKDLFINTRSYQHFGITRRYVKVKSIGRYLLWIDNYLTSGEITGASFGLVGALATSSYTDCMVLDMKTGGVFRVTKDKLPEMLAGHDDLLVEFETLPNPRDGLQHFRLLDRLNQLDKPVVTR; this is encoded by the coding sequence ATGAAAGTTTTTTTTACCCTCCTTATTGTTCTATTGACTATTAGTGGGTTAGCACTTGCCCAGAAGCCCGAAATTATCAGACTTCTATTTCGGCCTGATTTGACTATGAGCCCTCAGGGACGCTTGTTTGCCATCGACTCGGTAATTGATGCACGACTCGATACCCTAAGCCATATTGGAGCCTGGCAATATGCATCAGGAAAAACGGCTGAGATACACCTGAAAGATGGTTTTAAGCCTTCGCTGACGAATTTTGCAGTTAATTCCTTACCGAATATTGATAAGAAACTCCCTTCCTATGCACTGACTATTCATGAGTTTACGATTAATGGCACACCCCTGACTACTCGTTTTGATCTCGCCGTTACATTCTCAAAGCATATCGAAATCGCGCAGCCTAAGAACAATTCGAATGCAGTCAAGAACAGCCGACAGATAGAACGAGTCTTCAAAGCTGATGTCATTGTCGAGAATAGCAGTAAAACGATAACAGAAGTACTCAAACAAGGTATAGCCATAGCATTTCTCAAATTCAATGATTTCTTGGCTAACCCCAATGTTGTACCAGCCATTTACAACGATTTAGCATTAGAATCTGCCAAAGCTGCTCAGGACCTGAATCTTCTATGGGCAACTTATGACAGTACACGAAGTGATGAAGATAACTTGCTGCGTTGCAGTCAACTAAGGCCTGGTATTTACCAAAGTTTCAGTGAATTACGACAAAACCGACCATCACTGATAGGTACCTTAGTAGTTGAGGAAAAAAAAGGCTTTGCTGACCTTAGGAAACCTTCAGGCTCCTGGTCCCGAACCAATTTCTTTGGCTTCTGTAATGGCAAAGACCTCTTTATCAATACAAGATCTTACCAGCATTTCGGTATAACTCGACGCTATGTCAAAGTGAAAAGTATAGGGCGTTATTTACTATGGATTGATAACTACCTTACTTCGGGCGAAATCACCGGTGCATCATTTGGGCTCGTTGGTGCCTTAGCCACTTCTTCCTATACTGACTGTATGGTCCTCGATATGAAAACGGGTGGCGTGTTTAGAGTAACTAAAGATAAATTACCAGAAATGCTGGCAGGCCACGATGATTTACTTGTCGAATTTGAGACATTACCAAATCCAAGAGATGGATTACAACATTTCCGTTTACTGGATAGATTAAATCAACTGGATAAGCCTGTGGTAACACGCTGA
- the bioB gene encoding biotin synthase BioB, whose product MLRTDWTRAEIAEIYNSPVLDLMYRAATVHRQHHDPQEVQVCTLLSVKTGGCPEDCAYCPQAARYHTAVKVHKLMEVNEVLTAAQRAKDTGSTRFCMGAAWREVRDNSDFDKVLDMVQGVNEMGLEVCCTLGMLTESQAQKLKDAGLYAYNHNLDTSEEFYGDIISTRTYDDRLDTLGHARKAGISVCSGGIIGMGESDQDRIGMLHTLATLPQHPESVPVNALVPVEGTPLEDQPRVSVWEMIRMIATARIIMPKAMVRLSAGRVRMNTEEQALCFLAGANSIFAGDKLLTTPNPDVDADLQLFQTLNIRPRKAFKDATQPAVVFEQIPV is encoded by the coding sequence ATGCTTCGTACCGATTGGACCCGGGCTGAAATCGCCGAAATTTACAATTCACCCGTTTTGGATCTGATGTATCGGGCCGCTACCGTACATCGGCAACACCATGATCCACAGGAAGTTCAGGTTTGTACACTGCTTTCGGTCAAGACGGGCGGTTGCCCCGAAGATTGTGCCTATTGTCCCCAGGCGGCCCGCTACCACACGGCGGTAAAAGTTCATAAACTTATGGAAGTGAATGAGGTATTAACGGCTGCACAGCGAGCCAAAGATACCGGCAGTACGCGTTTCTGTATGGGTGCCGCCTGGCGCGAAGTTCGCGACAATAGTGACTTTGATAAGGTGCTCGATATGGTACAGGGCGTCAATGAAATGGGCCTTGAAGTTTGCTGTACGCTGGGGATGCTTACTGAAAGTCAGGCCCAGAAACTCAAAGATGCGGGACTATATGCCTACAATCACAACCTCGATACCAGCGAAGAGTTTTACGGAGATATCATTAGTACCCGCACGTATGACGACCGGTTAGATACGCTAGGCCATGCCCGCAAAGCAGGCATTTCGGTATGTTCAGGCGGCATTATTGGTATGGGGGAGTCGGATCAGGATCGTATTGGCATGCTGCACACCCTTGCCACCTTGCCGCAACATCCAGAATCTGTGCCTGTAAATGCGCTGGTTCCGGTAGAAGGAACACCGCTGGAAGATCAGCCACGGGTATCGGTTTGGGAAATGATTCGGATGATTGCCACCGCCCGGATCATCATGCCCAAAGCAATGGTACGACTCTCCGCTGGTCGCGTTCGAATGAATACCGAAGAGCAGGCCTTATGTTTCCTGGCGGGTGCTAACTCGATTTTTGCAGGGGATAAGCTCCTAACCACACCCAACCCCGATGTGGATGCCGATCTGCAACTATTCCAGACGTTGAATATCCGACCCCGTAAAGCGTTCAAAGATGCGACGCAGCCCGCCGTTGTGTTTGAACAGATACCGGTGTAG
- a CDS encoding UDP-2,3-diacylglucosamine diphosphatase, translating into MSEIETIPLASGRKAYFASDFHLGTPSHQQSRDRERVIVNWLDTIRSDAEVIFLVGDVFDFWFEYKRSIPKGFIRLQGKLAELTDAGTRIVLFTGNHDMWMNDYFTQEMGIPVYREPRRYTIGEKRFYIGHGDGLGPGDYVYKRLKTVFESGLARRLFRWLHPDLGIGMAHAWSRRSRMSNQEKGEEHFLGEEREWLWQYCREVESQMHHDYYIFGHRHLPLDLAVTPTSRYINLGEWVSAKTYGVFDGTTMKLMEWKT; encoded by the coding sequence ATGTCTGAAATCGAAACCATTCCTCTTGCTTCTGGTCGTAAAGCCTATTTCGCTTCTGATTTTCACTTAGGAACCCCTTCGCATCAGCAAAGCCGCGACCGTGAGCGCGTTATTGTTAATTGGCTTGACACAATTCGGTCTGATGCTGAGGTTATTTTTCTGGTAGGGGATGTGTTTGATTTTTGGTTCGAATACAAGCGTAGTATTCCAAAAGGATTCATTCGGTTGCAGGGAAAATTGGCTGAGTTAACCGATGCCGGAACACGTATCGTACTCTTTACGGGGAATCACGATATGTGGATGAATGATTATTTCACCCAGGAAATGGGAATTCCCGTTTACCGGGAGCCACGTCGGTATACGATCGGAGAAAAACGATTCTATATTGGACATGGCGACGGGCTTGGCCCTGGCGATTATGTTTATAAACGCCTGAAAACTGTTTTTGAAAGCGGATTGGCCCGCCGACTCTTCCGCTGGTTACACCCTGATCTGGGCATTGGAATGGCCCATGCGTGGTCGCGCCGAAGCCGAATGAGTAATCAGGAGAAAGGAGAGGAGCATTTTCTGGGCGAAGAGCGGGAGTGGCTTTGGCAATACTGTAGAGAGGTTGAATCCCAAATGCACCATGATTATTATATTTTTGGTCACCGACACCTGCCACTTGATCTGGCCGTAACACCTACGAGTCGGTACATTAACCTCGGAGAATGGGTATCTGCCAAAACTTATGGAGTCTTTGACGGAACGACAATGAAGCTCATGGAGTGGAAAACATAA
- a CDS encoding carboxypeptidase-like regulatory domain-containing protein, whose protein sequence is MKKSLTLLVSILVLSALAGLFTTARAQGQDRQITFTGFITGGKTNDALPGAYIYIPKAGKGVLAAPNGYFALPVFPGDSVIFSYVGFRTQYHIIPRRITDLTYSAVVALQEDVKTLAEVKVYPYATEELFKEAFVNLKLPDEKERENLAKNMDPVAIMRQAATMPMGALANHQNFVNQQFFGRESVIGRAATPTFAFTNPFAWANFIRSVKRGDLKNKEWRSEINKAPRENVSRKDILQDGN, encoded by the coding sequence ATGAAGAAGTCGTTGACGTTATTGGTTTCCATTCTGGTGTTGTCTGCCTTGGCGGGACTCTTTACGACCGCACGGGCGCAGGGGCAGGACCGGCAGATAACGTTTACGGGTTTTATCACCGGTGGTAAAACGAACGATGCGTTGCCAGGTGCCTACATTTACATTCCGAAAGCTGGTAAAGGGGTTCTAGCCGCTCCCAATGGCTATTTTGCCTTGCCTGTGTTTCCGGGTGATAGTGTTATTTTCAGCTACGTCGGTTTCCGAACCCAATACCATATTATTCCTCGTCGTATAACAGATCTTACGTACTCGGCCGTTGTGGCGTTGCAGGAAGATGTAAAAACACTGGCCGAAGTAAAGGTTTACCCCTACGCTACAGAGGAACTGTTTAAAGAAGCGTTCGTCAATCTGAAGCTTCCTGACGAGAAAGAACGAGAGAATCTAGCTAAAAACATGGACCCCGTGGCCATTATGCGTCAGGCGGCCACAATGCCAATGGGTGCATTGGCAAACCACCAAAACTTCGTCAATCAACAGTTTTTTGGTCGAGAGTCTGTCATTGGCCGCGCTGCAACACCCACGTTTGCCTTTACGAACCCTTTTGCCTGGGCTAACTTCATTCGTTCCGTCAAGCGAGGTGATCTGAAGAATAAAGAGTGGCGAAGCGAAATCAATAAGGCTCCCCGCGAAAACGTATCCCGAAAGGATATTCTACAAGATGGAAATTAA
- a CDS encoding phosphatidate cytidylyltransferase has translation MKQRLANLSNLQQRVIAAVAGVPFILFMIWYDAWTFALLFCVVSALTQREFYRLLGLDGFEPLTAYGTVVGCMICILAYFVETDQISTGNYFLICPASSMIFLIKLYKKRDMKPFTNIGFTFLGIIYVAMPFALLIILALQGGTYHPAIITGCLLLLWASDIGAYFAGTKFGRRKLFERVSPKKSWEGSVGGAIVAGVVALGLTFWAPELRPWQWYCVGGIIVVTGTYGDLVESLFKRSIAIKDSGSSIPGHGGFLDRFDGLLLAAPFIITFLKLFA, from the coding sequence ATGAAGCAACGTTTAGCTAACCTTTCGAACCTCCAGCAACGAGTAATTGCGGCTGTGGCTGGCGTTCCATTTATTCTATTTATGATCTGGTACGACGCCTGGACGTTTGCGCTGCTGTTTTGTGTAGTCAGTGCACTCACCCAGCGTGAATTTTACCGTTTACTTGGTCTCGATGGCTTTGAACCCCTGACGGCCTATGGTACCGTTGTTGGCTGTATGATTTGCATACTGGCTTATTTTGTTGAAACGGATCAGATCAGTACGGGCAATTACTTTCTGATATGTCCGGCTTCGTCGATGATTTTCCTGATCAAACTTTATAAAAAGCGGGACATGAAACCGTTCACCAACATCGGTTTCACGTTTTTGGGAATCATATACGTGGCAATGCCCTTCGCTCTATTGATTATTTTGGCCTTACAGGGGGGAACCTACCATCCGGCTATTATCACCGGTTGTCTGTTGTTGCTGTGGGCCAGTGATATCGGCGCTTATTTTGCCGGGACCAAGTTTGGTCGTCGAAAACTGTTCGAACGCGTATCGCCGAAAAAATCCTGGGAGGGTAGCGTAGGCGGAGCCATCGTGGCTGGCGTAGTTGCTCTGGGATTAACCTTTTGGGCACCTGAGTTGAGACCGTGGCAGTGGTATTGCGTTGGCGGAATTATTGTCGTAACGGGCACGTATGGCGATTTGGTTGAATCTCTATTTAAACGAAGCATTGCCATCAAAGACTCAGGAAGCAGTATTCCTGGGCATGGTGGTTTCCTGGATCGCTTCGATGGTTTGTTACTGGCAGCTCCGTTTATCATTACTTTTTTAAAACTATTTGCTTAA
- a CDS encoding putative signal transducing protein has product MTETWESIYVTPLPYRAELAKALLLEHDIPAVVVNKQSSSYPVDGWGKVEVHVLAKDTVLAKVILENEATFS; this is encoded by the coding sequence ATGACTGAAACCTGGGAATCAATTTACGTTACGCCACTACCCTACCGGGCCGAGTTGGCGAAAGCCCTTTTACTGGAACACGACATCCCAGCAGTGGTTGTTAATAAACAAAGCAGCAGTTACCCGGTTGATGGGTGGGGTAAAGTTGAGGTTCATGTATTGGCTAAGGACACGGTTCTGGCTAAAGTAATTTTAGAGAATGAAGCAACGTTTAGCTAA
- a CDS encoding CPBP family intramembrane glutamic endopeptidase, with protein sequence MLVGFILIGGVISTYILLGILGLSKGMDFTQIQSYLKELAINPTGTPASWYELMLLQAINHLGTFFLPALVYWYSIEHRTWDQFNTRPISAVVGLGLVVLIVIAFMPFDGLVIEWNQHLHLPETLAPLEKWMRDQEQKLAGLTKSLTTFKTTGQLLVAIIVIAIIPAIGEETLFRGILQRNFSYWTGNPHVGIWLAAALFSAIHVQFLGFFPRMLLGALFGYLYLWSGNLWVSILAHFVNNGFTVLMVYLHQREMTSVDIESTESVPVLGSLVALVVTTGLLYYFKKVNSEPT encoded by the coding sequence ATGCTCGTTGGCTTCATACTCATTGGAGGTGTTATAAGCACCTATATTTTACTCGGTATTTTAGGATTGAGTAAGGGGATGGACTTTACGCAAATCCAATCCTATTTAAAAGAGCTGGCAATTAACCCAACTGGAACGCCTGCCAGTTGGTATGAGCTTATGCTGCTTCAGGCAATCAATCACCTCGGCACGTTTTTCCTGCCCGCCCTGGTTTATTGGTATAGCATTGAGCACCGTACATGGGATCAATTTAACACGCGGCCTATCTCGGCAGTTGTTGGGTTAGGCTTAGTTGTGCTGATTGTGATTGCCTTTATGCCCTTCGATGGTCTGGTTATTGAGTGGAACCAGCATCTGCATCTACCCGAAACCCTTGCTCCTCTTGAAAAATGGATGCGCGATCAGGAACAAAAGCTGGCAGGTCTCACCAAGTCACTAACTACCTTTAAAACAACGGGGCAACTACTGGTAGCCATTATCGTCATTGCAATCATCCCAGCTATAGGTGAGGAAACGTTGTTTCGGGGTATTCTGCAACGCAACTTTAGTTACTGGACAGGTAATCCACATGTAGGCATTTGGCTGGCAGCGGCTTTGTTCAGTGCCATTCACGTACAATTTCTCGGATTTTTTCCCCGAATGCTGCTCGGTGCCTTGTTTGGCTATTTGTATTTGTGGTCTGGAAACCTTTGGGTATCAATTTTAGCCCATTTTGTCAATAATGGGTTTACTGTATTAATGGTTTACCTACACCAACGTGAAATGACTTCAGTAGATATTGAAAGTACAGAGTCTGTACCCGTGTTGGGATCATTAGTCGCGTTAGTGGTTACAACGGGATTGTTATATTATTTTAAGAAGGTAAATTCTGAGCCAACGTAG
- a CDS encoding tyrosine-type recombinase/integrase, giving the protein MARLTFNVELNSKPDRSGRWQVMVRLHQKGQKPGRVLTTVKIENAARFWDAELLKKEREKNPDTDRKVVWGKWVVKHPEREVLNEEILQEYERIKKQATNWLNEFPYLTPTLLAERFREGVTDQYFPLLDDALEQVKEQAYTTYACKLSARTLLKSFLGDRADSTYLQSVTPILVREFRNHLKTKAWNSRGDKRKASTINEIIGRLNNLHEQILIKKGLSEKQAALQSPWTEIEALPEIKTPKTTLTDNIIDEIKIASFESKRKVITHDIAFHIWMLSRVLAGARISDVIKLRYQEFDVNQEGEPVHLRYQMLKTGHLISTPVFEEARLLLKRWWNPDAKATDYVLPLLNNSEEYARLLTHEQYKKAFFEVRRKFSTTLNHWNKSINGALKEIEVGANLSRPLRMHSSRHSFADLALRIMKEEASLTLYDIQLMMGHQSLKTTEIYTKDWDEKDISQPMQVVFRKKG; this is encoded by the coding sequence ATGGCCCGGCTGACATTTAACGTAGAACTTAATAGCAAGCCCGATCGATCAGGTCGGTGGCAGGTGATGGTGCGTCTTCATCAGAAGGGACAAAAGCCTGGCAGGGTTCTAACGACAGTAAAGATAGAGAATGCGGCCAGATTCTGGGATGCTGAGCTGCTGAAAAAGGAAAGGGAGAAGAATCCGGACACCGATCGGAAGGTGGTTTGGGGCAAGTGGGTCGTTAAACACCCGGAGCGAGAAGTACTTAATGAGGAGATCCTTCAGGAGTATGAGCGCATAAAAAAACAGGCTACCAATTGGCTCAACGAATTCCCCTATCTGACGCCCACCTTACTGGCTGAACGGTTCCGGGAGGGTGTGACGGATCAATACTTTCCCTTGCTGGATGATGCACTTGAACAGGTAAAGGAGCAGGCTTACACGACCTATGCCTGTAAGTTAAGCGCCCGAACACTTTTAAAAAGCTTCTTGGGGGATAGGGCAGACAGTACTTACCTGCAAAGCGTTACTCCAATCCTGGTGCGTGAGTTTCGGAACCATTTGAAAACTAAAGCCTGGAATTCACGAGGTGATAAACGAAAAGCGTCAACCATCAACGAAATCATTGGCAGGCTAAATAATCTGCATGAACAGATTCTTATCAAGAAAGGCCTTTCCGAAAAACAAGCCGCTTTACAATCGCCCTGGACCGAAATTGAAGCCCTACCTGAAATAAAAACGCCCAAAACCACGCTAACTGATAATATCATCGATGAGATAAAGATTGCTTCGTTTGAATCCAAGCGAAAAGTTATCACGCATGATATCGCCTTTCACATCTGGATGTTATCCAGGGTGCTTGCTGGAGCCCGAATTTCAGATGTTATCAAGCTTCGCTACCAGGAGTTTGACGTAAACCAAGAAGGCGAGCCGGTTCATCTGCGCTATCAAATGCTAAAAACCGGCCATTTGATTAGTACACCCGTATTTGAGGAAGCCCGATTACTACTGAAACGCTGGTGGAACCCGGACGCCAAAGCAACTGATTATGTATTGCCCTTGCTGAATAACTCAGAAGAGTACGCTAGGCTACTCACCCATGAACAGTACAAAAAAGCCTTTTTTGAGGTGCGACGAAAGTTTAGTACGACGCTGAACCACTGGAACAAATCGATCAATGGAGCGCTAAAGGAAATTGAAGTTGGTGCTAATCTATCGAGGCCGCTGCGGATGCACAGTTCCCGCCACTCCTTTGCTGACTTAGCGCTTCGTATCATGAAAGAGGAAGCCAGTCTGACGCTTTACGATATTCAGCTGATGATGGGTCATCAAAGCCTAAAGACCACAGAGATATATACGAAGGATTGGGATGAGAAGGATATTTCACAGCCCATGCAGGTTGTATTCAGGAAGAAAGGCTAG
- a CDS encoding acyltransferase, producing the protein MPAVRNLSLEQPRFLPTTNNGTVSWPLLSVTRFVLAFVVFTSHAKPHVGNDGPLAWINKLGAFEAIMGFLLISGLSIGKSLGRNQSNYFKRRAQRIYPVYLASLVLFLAVNFKPFSFESILAIVFNVLFLNQILTSTSIIGPAWTLALEVWLYCLAPVLIKLSYRTLLIIVYSSFLLFCIYTCCRTLLHFPYYSGISFGINLPLLSFIWIIGFMLAVFRDKHRVLSMHVGIIFILYLLMTFGIMIGFQVKNHIIMDNLLTTVSLIIGKTVCLLSIYYVVLIVGNQHKLSVGTTNSFNLLGNISYPLYLTHGIALTLCDRIEINNWILLSLAALILAFLVYWIFDFYAKKRIEKPDLIAAS; encoded by the coding sequence ATGCCTGCCGTACGAAATCTTTCCTTAGAACAGCCCCGTTTTCTTCCTACTACCAATAATGGAACTGTGAGCTGGCCTTTACTTTCAGTTACACGCTTTGTTTTAGCATTTGTCGTTTTTACTTCCCACGCTAAACCCCATGTAGGGAATGATGGTCCATTAGCTTGGATTAACAAATTGGGTGCTTTCGAAGCCATAATGGGCTTTCTGTTGATAAGTGGTTTGTCAATAGGCAAATCACTAGGACGGAATCAAAGTAATTATTTTAAAAGACGAGCTCAACGAATATATCCCGTTTATTTGGCAAGCTTGGTACTGTTTCTTGCGGTTAACTTTAAGCCGTTTTCCTTTGAATCTATACTCGCTATCGTTTTCAATGTTTTATTTTTGAATCAAATTCTAACAAGTACATCAATTATTGGCCCTGCTTGGACTCTGGCCCTTGAGGTATGGCTATACTGTTTGGCTCCCGTACTTATCAAACTTTCCTACAGAACGCTTCTAATAATTGTATACTCTTCGTTTTTGTTATTCTGTATCTATACTTGTTGTAGAACCCTGCTTCATTTCCCCTATTATAGTGGTATTAGCTTTGGCATCAATCTTCCCCTACTCTCGTTTATCTGGATAATTGGTTTTATGTTGGCAGTATTTCGCGACAAACATAGAGTCCTATCCATGCATGTAGGAATTATTTTTATTTTGTATTTGCTGATGACCTTCGGTATTATGATCGGATTTCAAGTCAAAAATCATATCATAATGGATAACCTACTAACAACAGTTTCTTTAATAATCGGCAAAACGGTTTGTCTTCTATCTATTTATTATGTTGTATTGATCGTTGGGAATCAACATAAACTCTCTGTTGGTACAACGAATTCATTTAATTTACTTGGGAATATATCTTATCCTTTATATTTGACTCACGGTATTGCACTGACTCTGTGTGATCGTATCGAAATTAATAATTGGATATTGTTAAGCCTTGCTGCCCTTATTTTGGCTTTTCTGGTTTATTGGATATTTGATTTTTATGCTAAAAAACGTATAGAAAAACCGGATCTTATAGCCGCTTCATAG